The nucleotide sequence TGAGTCGGTGTCAGGGTACTGAAAAGCTGTGACAGTGCCAAGTTACTGAGTACCTCAGACAGTGCGAGGTTACTGAATAGCTGTGATAGTACCAACATACTGAGTAACTGTTATAGTAGCTAATACTGAGTAGCTGCGACATTGTCAGGGTACTGAATAGCTGTCACAGTACCAATGTACTGATTACCTCAGACAGTGCGAGGTTACTGAATAGCTGTGATAGTACCAACATACTGAGTAACTGTTATAGTAGCTAATACTGAGTAGCTGCGACATTGTCAGGGTACTGAATAGCTGTGACAGTACCATGTACTGAATAACTGTGACAGTAGCAAAGTACTGAGTAGCTCAGAAAGTGCACGGGTACCGAATAGCTGTGACAGTACCAATATACTGAATATCTGTGACAATGCCAAAGTACTGAGTAGCTATGACAGCGACAGGCTACTGTTCTCTAGAGAACACATGAATGTCCGATTTATTAGTCTAGGGCTTGCGTATGTCATGACATAAATTCCCAATACTTTTGGGGCATCTTTTCTTACAGATACATGATCTGTTTCTGTACACAAGctgaatatctttctttttagTTATAAGTTCAATAAGCAGAATTGTAACTACTGCTTCATACAAGTACAATTCTACTTCTGTCTGATGACGGTTCCAGAATGAGGTATCGTTCAGGCTGATTAGTTGAGATCAATATAATTTATTTGGAATGTATTGACTGTAACATACAATTTGAACTTGCATTGATTTCGTGAGATATGCACTATAATGTATAAGAGAAACAATTTGGTTGAACAGTTTTGATAAAGTGATATTTAATAATGACATGTTGCAGGgtggattttttttatctgaGTGTAGTGTAAATGCAAGTGTATACAAATATTACACAAATATTCATACTAGAACTACAGTGGGACCTCTATTATGGTAAACACTaccaaatattaatttaatttaatctgAGAGTCCTTTTGCGCCTTAGAAAAGTATCATCAAGGGGAAACCTGTTTCTCGGTTAGCACTTCACAAAACAGTGGGTGACATCATCATATAATGTATACTTACTTCATGACTTGATGCTATCTGCATGAGCTGTATGGTCGACCTCTGCAGTAACTTGCTGTGTTGTTTACTGATGGTGACCTCACTTGAGCAGAGCTCTTTGACAGTGTCTACGATGCCTTCAACATTACCACTCTGTTCCAAGATGCAAAGAATTGCAAAGTTGTCTCCATCTTTCTTACTTTTCAAATATTCGATGATTTTCTTGCCAGCGGTGGAATTCAACCCACAAGCGAATCGAAAGACGTACTGGAGATCAAATGGATCCATCTTCCCAAGAATTGGTTCCAGGTCAGCTGAATCTTCCACCTTGCAAAGAATATCCACCACACGAAATGACGCgaaccattcacagaatagtttatgGTAAAACCTTACTTCAATCTTCATCTTATCGCTCTTACCAGGAGTCTGTCCATCTGCAATATCATACATCTCCTCCTCTACGAGGATACCAACAAGTATGTACTGATCATAAAAATCTTGACCGAGTCGCTGGAGGAATTCTACTTGGCTCCACGCTATCTGTTGATACTCTTTACTGAGCCCATCGAAAGCGAATTTATCAAGTTCACTGTGATTATGTTCTAAGAACTTTGAGTATTCTTTAGCATTGAAATCTTTGGATTTGTTTCTCGTGTGACTATGAAAGCAATTCATCGCGTGGCGAAGGAAGTCAGTAACAGatttaaatttctgaaaaccCTCTATTTCATGAGTCATGTGAGAGAACATAGTAAATAAGAGAGGAATCTGGCAAAGGTCATCAAGAATGACATTTTCCTTGAGACCTTTCTTAACTTTAGCAATAGCTTGTTCATTATCTCCGCAACAGCCTTACGGATGTACTGATCACGCGCAGTCTCATCAAAACCAGTAAGTTTAAATCGTTTGGTTTTGGCTCTGTCATACTCATTAGGTAGATACCTGGTTGTCAAGGTAACGTCAGATTCTTGGAACATCTTGTACTTGATAATGCGTCCAACGTCATTTTCCTCACCATTATCTGTTTGCAAGCCGTATAGACTTTTCTCGTTGGTGTCTCTGCCTGGGTATTCATCATAGCCATCTAACTGAAATGCTACTGACTTGCAGCTTTCTAGTATTTCCTTGATGTCTCTCTCCTTGACCCTGTATTCCTTTGGCACCAAATATCGCTTGATCGCTCTATAGATTGACGGAACTTTACCCAACTGTCTCAGTCTGAGTAAAATAAGAATCTCTACGTCAGCGAGAGGTGAATCTTGGACACCATTACACCAGTCATATGCTAACTGCAGGGTAAGAGTAGATTTCCCATACCCAGGCTCTCCTTCGATGATACGTCTGTTAGACCTCCTATGAGGATCATTGAATATGTTCTTGTAAGAATCTAACTGTTCCCATGATTCATCTTTACCATACGATGTAGCACTGTCACTCAGTGCAACCACACCGCTCTCGACAAATATCGTATTTACACAATAAAGTCTGTCTTGTATATAGGGTAAAGGTTTCACGGAGTCATAATAAAGTTTATACTTCTCTTTAAGCCCATCGATTAGTATTTGTTTCTTATCTATGagaaacataaaacaaacaataattaataaacGAAACAAACAGGCCAACACAATCACCAACAAGATAGATTATTTGATTATATATAAAGTAATGCAATCATTGATCGTTGAAGAACCGACTGGTCAGTTGATCTAACAACGCATCTTAGAGAGATTCTTAATGTTGGTGTAAGTAATATGATAGAAATTCAACTTGGTGTCTTAATTGgaatattaattattcaataTAATACGCATATTAACGTGAGTATGTATGGAGTTGGTGTACACTTTTTATCATTTCCATTTCGTCATGTAGATCATTAGAATCcatatttgaaattaatttaa is from Apostichopus japonicus isolate 1M-3 chromosome 16, ASM3797524v1, whole genome shotgun sequence and encodes:
- the LOC139983658 gene encoding uncharacterized protein, giving the protein MENRSSKKKGSKRGIKTDTAPGANRNSQTPELRDASSPTQPFQSEESASQFESIPHRETPAALSSTNTNFRASDKQSIPVRKKYSDPLTIGDKKQILIDGLKEKYKLYYDSVKPLPYIQDRLYCVNTIFVESGVVALSDSATSYGKDESWEQLDSYKNIFNDPHRRSNRRIIEGEPGYGKSTLTLQLAYDWCNGVQDSPLADVEILILLRLRQLGKVPSIYRAIKRYLVPKEYRVKERDIKEILESCKSVAFQLDGYDEYPGRDTNEKSLYGLQTDNGEENDVGRIIKYKMFQESDVTLTTRYLPNEYDRAKTKRFKLTGFDETARDQYIRKAVAEIMNKLLLKLRKVSRKMSFLMTFARFLSYLLCSLT